A region of the Ignavibacteria bacterium genome:
AGACGCTGATTACATGCTATGCAAGAATTGACGGCTGGGCAGTCGGAATTGTTGCGAATCAACGACTTCCGGTTAAATCAAAATCAGGCGAAATCCAAATTGGTGGAGTAATTTATTCGGATAGCGCAGATAAGGCAACTAGATTTATAATGAACTGCAATCAGAAAAAAGTTCCATTGATCTTTTTTCAAGATGTAACTGGATTTATGGTCGGTTCACGTGCTGAACATGGCGGGATCATTAAAGATGGGGCTAAATTAGTCAATGCAGTTGCTAATTGTATTGTGCCAAAATTTACTTTTATCGTTGGAAATAGTTATGGAGCTGGAAATTATGGTATGTGCGGAAAAGCTTATGATCCTCGTTTGATCTTCTCTTTTCCGAATTCCTTAATTGCTGTAATGGGTGGTGCACAAGCAAGCAACACATTGTTAAACATCAGAGTGAATCAGCTAGCAAAAGAAGGTAAGAAAATCTCCGAGGATGAGAAACAAAAGCTGTTAAACGAAATTCAAACTCAGTATGGTGAGCATAGTCAACCGATTTATGCTGCATCAAGATTGTGGGTTGATGGAATCGTAAATCCGAGTGAAGTGCGTGAAATAGTTTCCCTCGGAATAGAAACTGCAAATCACTCCCCCATTACCAGACCATTCATAACCGGTGTGATTCAAACTTGAGATATTTAATACTGATTTTTTTATTGTTTACTTTTTCATCGATATTAGGTCAAAATAAAGACATGTTTTTTTTTGGTGGAAAATTAATTGAATACGCAGCTTCACTCGATTATGAATTTTGCCAAGCACATCCTGATAAATTCCTCGATTCCATTTTTATTCATTCATTAAAACTCTCCGATGGAAATATCTCTGACGCGTTGCTTTTCTGCAGTATTGGTACAGTTCCCTATTCAGAATTTTCAATAAAATTACTACCCTTAAATTTTCCAATTAAAGTTTTTATATTTAATCAAATAAGTGAACCTGATTTTGAAGGAATGAAAAGAAATTTACCAGTACGAATTTTTTGGGATTCACCTCAAGATGATTTTGGGGATAAAGACAAAATCACACATATTTTTTCTTCAGCTTTTTGGTCCTATGTAACCAATAAAAATGCAGCTTACATTATAAGTACATTTGTTGAACATTTTGAGGAAGGATTTAAAATCCAATCGAATGTGGACAATAGAGATCTTGCTGCAAATCAAATTGGAATAAAATTCGGTGCTTTCTTGACGGAGAGACTAGTAATGCCGAGTGAGATTATTTTAAAAGACAAGAGTTTAGTTTATGGAAAAGATATTAATAATTGACGACGATAAAAATATTTGCGAATCAGTAAAAATGATTCTCGAATATGAAAAATATTTAGTTGATATCGCTCACGATGCTTTTGAAGGGATAGAGAAAATTAAAAATGAGAATTACGGTGCAATCTTCCTTGATATCAAAATGCCAGGAATGGATGGACTTGAAGCAATCAGCAAACTCCGCGAGATCAACGACGCTACTCAAATAATTATGATATCAGCTCATGCAAGTCTTGGTAATGCAATTGAAGCCACCAAAAAAGGTGCTTTTGATTTCATTGAGAAACCGATTGACCGCGAAAAACTAATAATCACTGCTCGAAATGCCGTAAGTCAGACCGAACTACTTTTTAGTAATAAAATGCTAAAAGAAAAAGTTGAGGGCAAAGTTGAAATCATCGGTCAGAGCAAAGCTATTTTTGATATCTTGGAAGTTATTAAAAAAGTAGCATTGACGAATTCACGAATTTTAATAACCGGTGAAAATGGAACTGGCAAAGAATTAGTTGCCAAATCGATTCATCATCAAAGTGCAAGAAGAGATAAACAATTTGTTGAAGTTAATTGTGCAGCCATTCCTAATGAATTAATTGAGTCAGAATTATTCGGACATGAAAGAGGTTCATTTACTGGTGCTACAAGTCAGCGAATTGGAAAATTTGAGCAAGCAAACTTCGGAACGCTTTTTCTCGATGAAATCGGTGACATGTCTTTGAGTGCTCAAGCAAAAGTCCTCCGAAGCATTGAGGATGGTTCGATTGAACGAGTCGGCGGGAAAAATAAAATTCCAGTTGATGTACGCATAATCTCTGCAACAAACAAAAACTTGAACAAAGAAATTTCTGAAAATAAATTCCGAGAAGATTTGTATCACAGATTAAATGTGATCCCAATTCATGTCCCGCCATTGCGAGAACGGAAAGAAGATATTCCAATTCTCATCGAGCACTTCGCTAAATTGATCAGTGTTGAGAA
Encoded here:
- a CDS encoding sigma-54-dependent Fis family transcriptional regulator translates to MEKILIIDDDKNICESVKMILEYEKYLVDIAHDAFEGIEKIKNENYGAIFLDIKMPGMDGLEAISKLREINDATQIIMISAHASLGNAIEATKKGAFDFIEKPIDREKLIITARNAVSQTELLFSNKMLKEKVEGKVEIIGQSKAIFDILEVIKKVALTNSRILITGENGTGKELVAKSIHHQSARRDKQFVEVNCAAIPNELIESELFGHERGSFTGATSQRIGKFEQANFGTLFLDEIGDMSLSAQAKVLRSIEDGSIERVGGKNKIPVDVRIISATNKNLNKEISENKFREDLYHRLNVIPIHVPPLRERKEDIPILIEHFAKLISVENKFPVRKFSHDAVQFLVNQEWKGNVRELRNLIERILIMNSNSIYKLDDVKSQIVTYSKESSGLEYSMDSFQDFKDASEKVFILKKLNENNWNISRTAEILGIQRSHLYNKIKKYGIEKEEK